In Amycolatopsis solani, a single window of DNA contains:
- a CDS encoding cupin domain-containing protein produces MTTSGPGFAMPDFLATIGHAVRPGGQRPLVVHDGELEEIPPGAVPNPTSLRIAGKLPTTTFELFRQVIPAGESSDMQRHHHETVHFVLSGDGHSEIEDETVEWTTGSFVYTPPWTWHRHYNDSASHPVEFLTIENSRLLGLFGLGRRQSAGLATIAEARHREDQ; encoded by the coding sequence ATGACCACGTCCGGACCCGGCTTCGCGATGCCCGACTTCCTCGCGACCATCGGCCACGCCGTCCGCCCCGGCGGGCAGCGCCCGCTCGTCGTGCACGACGGCGAGCTCGAGGAGATCCCGCCCGGCGCCGTCCCGAACCCGACGTCGCTGCGGATCGCCGGGAAGCTGCCGACCACGACGTTCGAGCTCTTCCGGCAGGTCATCCCGGCCGGCGAGAGCTCGGACATGCAGCGCCACCACCACGAGACCGTCCACTTCGTCCTGTCCGGTGACGGGCACAGCGAGATCGAAGACGAAACCGTCGAGTGGACGACGGGCTCCTTCGTCTACACCCCGCCGTGGACGTGGCACCGGCACTACAACGACTCGGCATCGCACCCGGTCGAGTTCCTGACCATCGAAAACTCGCGGCTGCTCGGCCTGTTCGGGCTCGGCCGCCGCCAGAGCGCGGGCCTGGCGACCATCGCCGAAGCCCGCCACCGGGAGGACCAGTGA
- a CDS encoding SDR family oxidoreductase has translation MESNQSPPKRCRVALVGGGAGGIGSACAAALHASGHRVVLAGRTETTLADTALELGPGADYVVCDLADPAAAAGAADHVRERHGSLDVVIANAGGPAPGTVFDVPAEQWHHDLDLLVLGPLALLRAALPAMAERGFGRVVVLTSTAVRQPQPGLAASTVLRSATTSAAKLAALEYADRGVTVNCVAAGATLTARRLEVVRGRAGSAGIDVATAMAEDLAAIPAGRAAAPREVAAAVAFLASPEAGYVNGTVLTVDGGRTECPA, from the coding sequence ATGGAGAGCAACCAGTCCCCTCCGAAGCGGTGCCGCGTCGCCCTCGTCGGCGGCGGCGCCGGCGGCATCGGCTCGGCCTGCGCGGCCGCGCTGCACGCGAGCGGCCACCGCGTGGTCCTCGCCGGGCGCACCGAAACCACCCTCGCCGATACCGCGCTCGAACTCGGTCCGGGCGCCGACTACGTCGTCTGCGACCTCGCGGACCCGGCCGCGGCCGCGGGTGCCGCCGACCACGTGCGCGAGCGGCACGGTTCGCTCGACGTCGTGATCGCCAACGCCGGCGGCCCCGCGCCGGGCACGGTGTTCGACGTGCCCGCCGAGCAGTGGCACCACGACCTCGACCTGCTGGTCCTCGGCCCGCTGGCGCTGCTGCGCGCCGCGCTGCCCGCGATGGCCGAGCGCGGGTTCGGCCGCGTCGTCGTGCTCACCTCGACGGCGGTGCGCCAGCCGCAACCCGGCCTCGCCGCGTCGACCGTGCTGCGCTCGGCGACGACGTCGGCGGCGAAGCTGGCCGCGCTCGAGTACGCGGACCGGGGTGTCACCGTCAACTGCGTCGCCGCCGGTGCGACCCTCACCGCGCGGCGCCTCGAAGTGGTGCGCGGCCGGGCCGGCTCGGCCGGCATCGACGTCGCGACGGCGATGGCCGAGGACCTCGCCGCCATCCCCGCCGGACGAGCCGCGGCACCCCGCGAGGTCGCGGCCGCGGTGGCGTTCCTCGCGTCCCCCGAAGCGGGGTACGTCAACGGGACGGTGCTGACCGTCGACGGCGGCCGTACCGAATGCCCAGCCTGA
- a CDS encoding LysR family transcriptional regulator: MDTRRLQFLLELSRHGSMRAVADVLGTTTSTVSQQIATLAKETGAPLLEPDGRRVRLTPAGRRLAEHAVTILAAVEAARAALDPGAEPAGTVRVAGFATAVRRSVLPAAAALAAHHPRVELRISEYEPHEAFAALLADDIDLALTYDYDLAPASVDPAITVSPLWTAQWSLAVPAADAAGVGEGGTVAVFEAFRDHGWIVNSRNTADEDVVRRLASMARFTPRVTHRADSLELVEDLITTGPSPAVGLLPSGRAVKPGVALLPLAGPEVRQRAFACTRRGREVWPPLALVLGLLAR; the protein is encoded by the coding sequence ATGGACACCCGCAGGCTGCAGTTCCTCCTCGAGCTGTCCCGCCACGGCTCGATGCGCGCGGTGGCGGATGTGCTCGGCACCACGACGTCGACGGTGTCGCAGCAGATCGCGACGCTGGCGAAGGAGACCGGCGCACCCCTGCTCGAACCGGATGGCCGCCGCGTGCGGCTCACCCCGGCGGGACGGCGGCTGGCCGAGCACGCCGTGACGATCCTGGCCGCGGTGGAGGCCGCGCGTGCCGCCTTGGACCCCGGCGCCGAACCGGCCGGCACCGTGCGCGTCGCCGGGTTCGCGACGGCGGTGCGACGTTCCGTGCTGCCGGCCGCGGCCGCCCTCGCCGCGCACCACCCGCGGGTCGAGCTGCGGATCAGCGAGTACGAACCGCACGAGGCCTTCGCGGCGCTGCTGGCCGACGACATCGACCTCGCCCTCACCTACGACTACGACCTCGCCCCGGCGAGCGTCGACCCCGCGATCACCGTGAGTCCACTGTGGACCGCACAGTGGAGCCTCGCGGTCCCGGCAGCCGACGCGGCCGGTGTCGGTGAGGGCGGCACGGTGGCGGTGTTCGAGGCGTTCCGCGACCACGGCTGGATCGTCAACTCCCGCAACACCGCCGACGAGGACGTGGTCCGCAGGCTCGCCTCGATGGCGCGGTTCACCCCGCGCGTGACGCACCGGGCGGACAGCCTGGAACTGGTGGAGGACCTGATCACGACGGGCCCTTCCCCGGCGGTCGGGTTGCTGCCGTCGGGCCGGGCGGTGAAGCCCGGGGTCGCGTTGCTTCCGCTGGCGGGTCCGGAGGTGCGGCAGCGGGCCTTCGCGTGCACCCGTCGCGGGCGGGAGGTGTGGCCCCCGCTGGCGTTGGTACTGGGGCTGCTGGCGAGATGA
- a CDS encoding EamA family transporter, translating into MLSSTRTGAVFAVAAMLCVQLGLAVSVGLFDRVGPEGAAWLRLAWAGVLLLVLVRPRPSSFRRSTFLACCGLGVVTAGMTMLFMQAVARLPLGTASALEFLGPLTVAVTRGRGGKKLWPVLAAVGVLLLTEPWRGGADLLGVGYALASAVCWAAYILLTQRVGDEVAGVRGLAVSMPVAGIVATLVAGPAAFGHLSWELLLAGLGLAVLLPVIPFSLEMLALRRLNASAFGTLMSLEPAIALAIGLVVLHQVPNAGAVAGVLFVVAAGVGAERSGAREPALTAPV; encoded by the coding sequence GTGCTCTCCTCGACCCGTACCGGCGCGGTCTTCGCGGTCGCCGCCATGCTCTGCGTCCAGCTCGGCCTCGCCGTGTCCGTCGGCCTGTTCGACCGCGTCGGCCCCGAGGGGGCCGCGTGGCTCCGCCTCGCGTGGGCCGGGGTGCTGCTGCTGGTGCTGGTCCGGCCGCGGCCGTCGTCGTTCCGGCGGAGCACCTTCCTCGCCTGCTGCGGCCTCGGCGTGGTCACCGCGGGGATGACGATGCTGTTCATGCAGGCGGTCGCCCGGCTGCCGCTGGGCACGGCGAGCGCGCTGGAGTTCCTCGGGCCGCTCACCGTCGCCGTCACGCGCGGGCGCGGCGGCAAGAAGCTGTGGCCCGTCCTCGCCGCGGTCGGCGTGCTGCTGCTGACCGAGCCGTGGCGGGGCGGCGCCGACCTGCTCGGCGTCGGCTACGCGCTCGCGTCCGCGGTGTGCTGGGCGGCCTACATCCTGCTGACGCAGCGGGTCGGCGACGAGGTGGCGGGCGTGCGCGGGCTCGCCGTGTCGATGCCGGTGGCGGGCATCGTGGCGACGCTCGTCGCCGGGCCGGCCGCGTTCGGGCACCTGAGCTGGGAGCTGCTGCTCGCCGGCCTCGGGCTCGCGGTGCTGCTGCCGGTGATCCCGTTCAGCCTGGAGATGCTCGCCCTGCGCCGGCTGAACGCGTCGGCGTTCGGCACGCTGATGAGCCTGGAGCCGGCCATCGCGCTGGCGATCGGGCTGGTCGTGCTGCACCAGGTCCCGAACGCCGGCGCGGTGGCCGGGGTCCTGTTCGTCGTGGCGGCCGGCGTCGGCGCCGAACGCAGCGGGGCCCGCGAGCCGGCGCTCACAGCGCCGGTGTGA
- a CDS encoding cupin domain-containing protein, with the protein MDTATGVIRPGDGTNLGAIGLGIHARLTGADTNGAYSLFEYVVPPGLGGPPTHVHSREDELFTCVQGRVEVELDGVRHVLGQGDSLLMPRGVPHVFRNPFDEETRIVAVVSPPGLENYYRELSELPPGRDMALVAEVMTRYGLSLRK; encoded by the coding sequence ATGGACACCGCGACCGGCGTCATCCGCCCCGGCGACGGGACGAACCTCGGTGCGATCGGGCTGGGCATCCACGCCCGGCTCACCGGCGCCGACACGAACGGCGCGTACTCGTTGTTCGAATACGTCGTGCCGCCGGGCCTCGGCGGCCCGCCGACCCACGTCCACAGCCGCGAGGACGAGCTGTTCACGTGCGTGCAGGGCCGCGTCGAGGTCGAGCTCGACGGCGTCCGGCACGTGCTCGGCCAAGGCGACTCGCTGCTCATGCCGCGCGGGGTGCCGCACGTGTTCCGCAACCCGTTCGACGAGGAGACCCGCATCGTCGCGGTCGTTTCCCCGCCGGGGCTGGAGAACTACTACCGGGAGCTGTCCGAGCTGCCGCCCGGGCGCGACATGGCGCTCGTGGCGGAAGTGATGACCCGCTACGGCTTGAGCCTGCGGAAGTGA
- a CDS encoding BTAD domain-containing putative transcriptional regulator: MRHETEFRLFGGLTVVRDGVVLPVPGTKERLLLACLLVHGNQVVEAGTLIGELWPDGHSHAAAALWTSVSRLRHILDRPTGNGSRLITRKPGYLLEVATDALDLAQFGSWADRGRAELAAGRFEQAVATLDRALALWRGPALAEFPDAAFARIEAARLHEVRHRVLEDRIDAELGSGHHIEVVAELDALVSEEPLRERRWGQLMLALYRSGRQADALRAYRRLRTLLSEQLGIEPSAELAALEQSVLRQESGLDFPGSRTPRPHAPAVDGAVVAGGVVLPPRLAVAPAAGFVGRAPERKALTAALDDLVEGGARRVVMVGGEAGVGKTTLVANVSQTAHAQGTTVLYGRCDENLAIPYGPFVEIVSHYLDHAPASRLAEHDPQRVGELCRLVPGLAGRLPAVPAPTATDADTERFLLFEAVADLLARAATRTPVLVVLDDLHWADRPSLRLLCHLAARPLGRVLIVGTCRDTELTAVHPLTEALGSLRRELAVERLPLGGLSSSEVAAYVGAAGHDAGQAGTLARAIHRETDGNPFFVAELLRHLAETGRITAAAGFGDAGLPDSIREVISARVGRLGDEVTRMLSAAAVIGQEFDLALLSMTTGTTQDRLLDRLDVVERAALVTEVPPAAGRFRFAHALIQRTLYENLGPTRRTFGHARVAEALEVLCGDDPGERVGELARQFLAAAAAPGMLPRALLHTRRAGDNALLALAPDDALGWYSEALVLSRRGHDEAEQARCLMGLGEAQRQVGAPVFRETLLAAARQARRVGDTCLLVRAALANNRGFESASGAVDSERVEVLDAALAAVEDDTGERAQLLATLAVELVYHPDSKRTRFLADEAVAVARRADDKAALLGALIRPYTVLMVPELAGQRFDRITEAVQLADVVGDPVASFWAFICLGLVMVERGDIDGVHRAHSEIDRIAAEVGEPSLRWISTWTSSWRALLAGEVDRAERTATEAFRIGTETGQPDAPMLFGVQLFYTRWHQGRLSEMIPAVSDHVATNPGIPAWLALLASAEALEGDRDRARKLLTAARVQGFELPNDHNRLTGTCAWAAAAAELADVPAARTLYQQLAPWHAQVPTPGLAVYHCVAHSLGELAAVMGRTREAEAHFGEALRIHEHLRAPFFVAETKLALGRLFSGSRSDRARSLLTDAAEIAVRHGYHRLQRLADEALA; the protein is encoded by the coding sequence GTGCGGCACGAGACGGAGTTCCGGCTGTTCGGTGGGTTGACCGTGGTCCGGGACGGGGTCGTGCTCCCGGTGCCGGGAACGAAGGAACGCCTGCTGCTGGCTTGCCTGCTGGTTCACGGCAACCAGGTCGTCGAAGCGGGAACGCTGATCGGCGAGCTGTGGCCGGACGGACATTCCCACGCCGCGGCCGCGCTGTGGACGTCGGTGTCCCGGCTGCGCCACATCCTGGACCGTCCGACGGGCAACGGAAGCCGGCTGATCACGCGGAAACCCGGATACTTGCTCGAAGTGGCCACCGACGCACTGGACCTGGCCCAGTTCGGGAGCTGGGCCGACCGGGGACGGGCGGAGCTGGCCGCCGGGCGGTTCGAACAAGCCGTGGCCACGTTGGACCGGGCGCTGGCGTTGTGGCGAGGACCGGCTCTGGCGGAGTTCCCGGACGCGGCCTTCGCCCGGATCGAAGCGGCGCGCCTGCACGAGGTCCGCCACCGCGTCCTCGAAGACCGGATCGACGCGGAACTGGGGTCGGGGCACCACATCGAAGTGGTGGCGGAACTCGACGCACTGGTCAGCGAAGAACCGCTTCGCGAGCGCCGGTGGGGTCAATTGATGCTGGCTTTGTACCGCTCCGGCCGTCAGGCCGATGCCCTTCGCGCCTATCGGCGATTGCGGACGTTGCTGTCGGAGCAGCTCGGTATCGAGCCCAGCGCCGAATTGGCCGCGCTGGAGCAGTCCGTTTTGCGCCAGGAATCCGGGCTCGACTTCCCGGGCTCGCGAACCCCGAGGCCGCACGCTCCCGCCGTCGACGGAGCCGTGGTCGCCGGTGGAGTCGTCCTGCCACCGCGCCTGGCCGTCGCACCCGCGGCGGGCTTCGTGGGACGCGCGCCGGAGCGGAAAGCGCTGACAGCTGCGCTCGACGATCTCGTCGAAGGCGGTGCGCGCCGGGTCGTCATGGTCGGCGGCGAGGCAGGCGTGGGCAAGACGACGTTGGTGGCGAACGTCAGCCAGACCGCGCACGCCCAGGGCACCACTGTCCTGTACGGACGGTGTGATGAGAACCTGGCCATCCCGTACGGGCCCTTCGTCGAAATCGTGTCGCACTACCTCGACCACGCGCCGGCGAGCCGGCTCGCGGAGCACGATCCCCAGCGGGTCGGAGAACTGTGCCGGCTCGTGCCCGGGTTGGCCGGACGACTCCCCGCCGTCCCGGCCCCGACCGCGACCGACGCCGACACCGAGCGCTTCCTGTTGTTCGAGGCGGTGGCCGACCTCTTGGCGCGGGCCGCCACGAGGACGCCGGTGCTGGTGGTCCTCGACGACCTGCACTGGGCGGATCGGCCCAGCCTCAGACTCCTCTGCCACCTGGCCGCACGGCCGCTGGGCCGGGTACTGATCGTCGGTACCTGCCGTGACACCGAGTTGACCGCCGTCCACCCCCTCACCGAAGCGCTCGGCTCGTTGCGCCGGGAACTGGCTGTCGAACGCCTGCCTCTCGGCGGTCTCAGCAGTTCCGAAGTCGCCGCGTACGTCGGCGCCGCGGGGCACGACGCGGGCCAGGCCGGCACGCTGGCCCGGGCCATCCACCGCGAGACCGACGGCAATCCGTTCTTCGTGGCCGAACTGCTGCGGCACCTGGCCGAGACGGGGCGGATCACCGCGGCCGCCGGCTTCGGCGACGCGGGCCTGCCCGACAGCATCCGGGAGGTCATCAGCGCCCGGGTGGGCCGGCTGGGCGACGAGGTGACACGAATGCTGTCGGCGGCGGCGGTGATCGGCCAGGAATTCGACCTCGCTCTCCTTTCGATGACGACCGGCACCACGCAGGATCGGCTGCTCGACCGGCTGGACGTCGTCGAGCGGGCCGCACTCGTGACCGAGGTACCCCCGGCGGCGGGGAGGTTCCGCTTCGCGCACGCACTGATCCAGCGCACGCTGTACGAGAACCTGGGTCCGACCCGCCGCACCTTCGGCCACGCCCGGGTGGCGGAGGCGCTCGAGGTGCTCTGCGGCGACGACCCGGGCGAACGCGTCGGGGAACTGGCACGCCAGTTCCTCGCCGCCGCGGCGGCGCCCGGAATGCTCCCCCGAGCTCTCTTGCACACCCGCAGGGCCGGCGACAACGCGCTACTCGCCCTCGCCCCGGACGACGCCTTGGGGTGGTACTCGGAGGCTCTGGTGCTTTCGCGCCGAGGACACGACGAAGCCGAGCAGGCCCGCTGCCTGATGGGCCTCGGTGAAGCCCAGCGCCAGGTCGGCGCCCCCGTCTTCCGGGAAACGCTGCTGGCGGCGGCTCGGCAGGCACGTCGGGTGGGCGATACCTGCCTGCTCGTGCGAGCGGCCCTGGCGAACAACCGCGGCTTCGAGAGCGCGTCCGGTGCCGTCGACTCCGAGCGCGTCGAAGTCCTCGATGCCGCGCTCGCGGCCGTCGAGGACGACACCGGGGAGCGAGCGCAGCTGCTGGCCACCCTGGCCGTCGAACTCGTCTACCACCCGGACTCGAAACGAACCCGCTTCCTCGCCGACGAAGCGGTCGCCGTGGCCCGGCGGGCCGACGACAAAGCCGCGCTCTTGGGCGCGCTGATCCGGCCCTACACCGTCCTGATGGTGCCCGAGCTCGCCGGTCAGCGCTTCGACCGCATCACCGAGGCGGTCCAGCTCGCCGACGTCGTCGGGGATCCGGTGGCGAGCTTCTGGGCGTTCATCTGCCTGGGGCTCGTGATGGTCGAGCGCGGCGACATCGACGGGGTCCACCGGGCGCACTCGGAGATCGACCGCATCGCGGCCGAGGTGGGCGAGCCGAGTTTGCGCTGGATCAGCACCTGGACCTCGTCGTGGCGAGCTCTGCTCGCGGGCGAGGTGGACCGGGCCGAACGCACGGCGACCGAGGCGTTCCGGATCGGCACCGAGACCGGGCAGCCCGACGCACCCATGCTGTTCGGGGTTCAGCTCTTCTACACCCGCTGGCACCAGGGCCGGCTCAGCGAGATGATTCCCGCGGTCAGCGACCACGTCGCCACCAACCCCGGCATTCCCGCGTGGCTGGCGTTGCTGGCATCGGCCGAGGCGCTGGAGGGAGACCGCGACCGCGCGCGTAAGTTGCTCACCGCCGCCCGCGTCCAGGGGTTCGAGCTGCCCAACGACCACAACCGCCTGACCGGCACCTGCGCCTGGGCCGCCGCGGCGGCCGAACTGGCCGACGTCCCCGCGGCCCGGACGCTCTACCAGCAGCTCGCGCCGTGGCACGCCCAGGTTCCGACTCCGGGCCTGGCGGTTTACCACTGCGTCGCGCACAGCCTCGGGGAGCTGGCCGCGGTCATGGGTCGTACCCGCGAAGCCGAAGCGCACTTCGGCGAAGCCCTGCGCATACACGAGCACCTGCGAGCGCCGTTCTTCGTCGCCGAGACGAAACTCGCCCTGGGTCGCTTGTTCTCCGGCTCCCGCTCCGATCGGGCCAGGTCACTGCTGACCGACGCCGCGGAAATCGCGGTTCGGCACGGTTATCACCGCTTGCAACGGCTGGCTGACGAGGCGCTCGCGTGA
- a CDS encoding alpha/beta fold hydrolase: MTTTERAAPPIPDHVGIWGELGELEHTLRYVDVPLDGEPVRTRVLQAGAGPDLVLLHGTGGHLEAYARDLAGLARDFRVTVYDMVGHGWSDPPDRPYTIDVLSAHLVSLLDTLGIGRAHLSGESLGGWVVAWTAAHHPDRVDRLVLNTPGNIANKPEVMARMRDSTMAAVLDPSDETVRRRVEFLFHHKEMVTDELVNLRRRVYSRPGFVQAIGNTLVLQDPAVRKDFAWDPEWVSRVTAPTLLLWTSHDPTGGLDEAELLLDWLPDARLHVIDDAGHWPQWEKVGEFLDVHRTWLLSGKDPS, encoded by the coding sequence GTGACCACCACCGAACGCGCCGCCCCGCCGATCCCCGACCACGTCGGGATCTGGGGCGAGCTGGGCGAACTCGAGCACACCTTGCGCTACGTCGACGTGCCGCTGGACGGGGAGCCGGTGCGCACGCGCGTCCTTCAGGCGGGCGCCGGACCGGACCTGGTCCTGCTGCACGGCACCGGCGGGCACCTCGAGGCGTACGCGCGGGACCTGGCCGGGCTGGCGCGGGACTTCCGCGTCACGGTCTACGACATGGTCGGCCACGGCTGGTCGGACCCGCCGGACCGGCCGTACACGATCGACGTCCTGTCGGCGCACCTGGTGTCTCTTTTGGACACTCTTGGCATCGGGCGGGCGCACCTGTCCGGTGAGTCGCTCGGCGGCTGGGTGGTCGCGTGGACCGCCGCGCACCACCCGGACCGCGTCGACCGGCTGGTGCTCAACACCCCCGGCAACATCGCGAACAAGCCCGAGGTGATGGCCCGGATGCGGGACAGCACGATGGCCGCGGTGCTCGACCCCAGCGACGAGACCGTCCGCCGCCGGGTCGAGTTCCTTTTCCACCACAAGGAAATGGTCACCGACGAGCTGGTGAACCTGCGCCGCCGGGTGTACTCCCGGCCCGGGTTCGTCCAGGCCATCGGCAACACGCTGGTGCTGCAGGACCCCGCGGTGCGCAAGGACTTCGCGTGGGACCCGGAGTGGGTGTCGCGCGTGACCGCGCCGACGTTGCTGCTGTGGACCAGCCACGACCCCACCGGCGGGCTCGACGAGGCCGAACTGCTGCTGGACTGGCTGCCGGACGCGCGGCTGCACGTCATCGACGACGCCGGCCACTGGCCGCAGTGGGAAAAGGTCGGCGAATTCCTCGACGTCCACCGCACCTGGCTGCTGAGCGGGAAGGACCCGTCCTGA
- a CDS encoding SgcJ/EcaC family oxidoreductase, translating to MNPERMVREMCAAVDAGDAEAFAAWFADDATYVFANDEPLTGRAAIAAATAGAAGALPWVRHVVDQVAVVGERQLFCRFTIETESPAGKPLALPCVTVMWLEGERVVDYRVHLDLTPAL from the coding sequence GTGAACCCCGAGCGGATGGTCCGCGAGATGTGCGCGGCGGTCGACGCGGGGGACGCGGAGGCGTTCGCGGCGTGGTTCGCCGACGACGCCACCTACGTCTTCGCGAACGACGAGCCGCTGACCGGCCGGGCCGCGATCGCCGCGGCGACAGCCGGCGCGGCCGGCGCCCTGCCGTGGGTGCGGCACGTCGTCGACCAGGTCGCGGTCGTGGGCGAGCGCCAGCTGTTCTGCCGCTTCACGATCGAGACGGAGTCACCGGCCGGGAAGCCGCTGGCGCTGCCGTGCGTGACGGTGATGTGGCTCGAGGGGGAGCGGGTCGTCGACTACCGCGTCCACCTGGACCTCACACCGGCGCTGTGA
- a CDS encoding IclR family transcriptional regulator — MSPTARDSGALERAAALLDAFDMTHRELTLARLVERSGLPRSTVHRTAARMIELGWLDKPGEKYRIGTRLFELSGLVPVRHELREAVLPYLQDLYAAAKTTVQLGVLEGTRILVVEKISGHRPLPMLDQVGGFIPAHCSGIGRAILAWADADTVAAVVVAGLTRRTPRTITTADALARELAVVHEQGWAYDREEGNAGISCVAAPIFDFTGGVTAALSVTGPSAAVQPDRIGPAVRMAAAAASRAYAARRWAVPRPELPSQ; from the coding sequence ATGAGTCCCACCGCCCGGGACTCCGGCGCGCTCGAACGGGCGGCCGCGCTGCTGGACGCCTTCGACATGACCCACCGCGAGCTCACCCTCGCCCGGCTCGTCGAACGCTCGGGCCTGCCGCGCTCGACCGTGCACCGCACCGCGGCCCGGATGATCGAGCTCGGCTGGCTGGACAAGCCGGGGGAGAAGTACCGGATCGGCACCCGCCTGTTCGAGCTGTCCGGCCTGGTGCCGGTGCGCCACGAGCTGCGCGAGGCCGTCCTGCCCTACCTGCAGGACCTCTACGCCGCGGCCAAGACGACCGTGCAGCTCGGCGTGCTCGAAGGGACCCGGATCCTGGTCGTCGAGAAGATCAGCGGGCACCGGCCGCTGCCGATGCTCGACCAGGTCGGCGGCTTCATCCCGGCGCACTGCTCGGGCATCGGCCGGGCGATCCTCGCCTGGGCGGACGCGGACACGGTCGCGGCGGTGGTCGTGGCCGGGCTCACCCGCCGCACCCCGCGCACGATCACCACCGCGGACGCGCTGGCCCGCGAGCTCGCCGTCGTCCACGAGCAGGGCTGGGCCTACGACCGCGAAGAGGGCAACGCCGGCATCAGCTGCGTCGCGGCGCCGATCTTCGACTTCACCGGCGGCGTCACGGCCGCGCTGTCGGTCACCGGGCCGAGCGCCGCGGTGCAGCCCGACCGGATCGGGCCGGCCGTGCGGATGGCGGCCGCGGCGGCCAGCCGCGCCTACGCCGCGCGGCGCTGGGCGGTGCCCCGCCCGGAGCTGCCGTCCCAGTGA
- a CDS encoding flavin-containing monooxygenase: protein MRVAIIGAGLAGLTTAKVLLQAGHDVEVFDKAPDVGGVWSRTRRYPGLTTQSPKAQYSFSDFPMPREFPEWPSGAQIQAYLAAYAAEFGVTPHLRLGTEVTSVVPEGGRWVVTTAAQGAAGFDRVVVANGVFCEPALPDYPGRAEFEAAGGRLLAGSDFHDVEDARGEHVLVVGYGKSACDVTVAISGVAASTDVIARQLLWKVPRKIAGVLNFKMLLLTRMGEALFRYRWLRGFEKFLHGPGNRLRRAMLNSIGSVSVRQFGLARQDLVPRGRMEDIVKNAIGLATEGFFEGVADGSIRVRRDQVIKRLFAFHGRPHAELADGTELPAGLVVCATGFTQGVPFLPAAVQERLFDERRNFLLYRQIQPIGVPGLYFNGYNSSFFSPLNAEMAALWIAADLAGALSLPDETARREDVVAQLAFLDVATGAHHCRGTKIIPFSIHNVDEVLGDLGVQLGRFTRFTHWLNPVAPSAYRALTPKLLARLESTPEPAKAPL, encoded by the coding sequence ATGCGCGTCGCGATCATCGGGGCCGGGCTCGCCGGGCTGACCACGGCCAAGGTGCTGCTCCAGGCCGGCCACGACGTCGAGGTCTTCGACAAGGCACCGGACGTCGGCGGGGTGTGGAGCCGGACCCGGCGCTACCCGGGACTGACGACGCAGAGCCCGAAGGCGCAATACTCCTTCTCGGACTTCCCGATGCCGCGGGAGTTCCCGGAATGGCCGTCGGGCGCGCAGATCCAGGCGTACCTGGCCGCCTACGCCGCCGAGTTCGGCGTCACGCCGCACCTGCGCCTCGGCACCGAGGTGACGTCGGTGGTGCCCGAGGGCGGCCGCTGGGTGGTGACCACCGCGGCGCAGGGGGCCGCGGGGTTCGACCGGGTGGTCGTCGCGAACGGCGTGTTCTGCGAGCCCGCGCTCCCGGACTACCCCGGCCGGGCGGAGTTCGAGGCGGCCGGCGGGCGGCTGCTGGCCGGCTCGGACTTCCACGACGTCGAGGACGCGCGCGGCGAACACGTGCTGGTCGTCGGCTACGGCAAGTCCGCCTGCGACGTGACCGTCGCGATCAGCGGCGTGGCCGCGAGCACCGACGTCATCGCGCGGCAGCTGCTGTGGAAGGTCCCGCGCAAGATCGCCGGCGTGCTCAACTTCAAGATGCTGCTGCTGACCCGGATGGGCGAGGCGCTGTTCCGCTACCGGTGGCTGCGCGGCTTCGAGAAGTTCCTGCACGGCCCGGGAAACCGGCTGCGGCGGGCGATGCTGAACTCGATCGGGTCGGTGTCGGTGCGCCAGTTCGGCCTCGCCCGGCAGGACCTGGTGCCGCGCGGGCGGATGGAGGACATCGTCAAGAACGCCATCGGGCTGGCCACCGAAGGCTTCTTCGAAGGCGTGGCCGACGGCTCGATCCGCGTCCGCCGCGACCAGGTGATCAAGCGGCTGTTCGCCTTCCACGGCCGTCCGCACGCCGAACTGGCCGACGGCACGGAACTGCCCGCCGGCCTGGTCGTCTGCGCCACCGGCTTCACCCAGGGCGTGCCGTTCCTGCCCGCCGCCGTCCAGGAGCGGCTGTTCGACGAGCGCCGGAACTTCCTGCTGTACCGGCAGATCCAGCCGATCGGCGTGCCGGGGCTGTACTTCAACGGCTACAACTCGTCGTTCTTCAGCCCGCTCAACGCGGAAATGGCGGCGCTGTGGATCGCGGCCGACCTCGCCGGCGCGCTGAGCCTGCCGGACGAGACCGCGCGCCGCGAAGACGTCGTCGCCCAGCTCGCCTTCCTGGACGTCGCGACCGGGGCGCACCACTGCCGCGGCACGAAGATCATCCCGTTCTCCATCCACAACGTCGACGAGGTGCTCGGCGACCTCGGCGTCCAGCTGGGCCGGTTCACCCGCTTCACGCACTGGCTGAACCCGGTCGCGCCGTCGGCGTACCGCGCGCTGACGCCGAAGCTGCTGGCCCGCCTGGAAAGCACCCCCGAACCCGCCAAAGCCCCGCTGTAG